The window CCACCCCTGATCCGGCGGGGTGCGGTCCGCCACAGTAAACAGCCGGCCCAGGGACGACACACCGGCCGCAAGGATGCCCGCGATTGCCATCGCCGCGATCCCCAAGATCTTGATCGCGGCCGTAACCGTGGCCGAACCCTCGACCCACCGGTTGCCCACCAGATTCACCAGGGCAGCAACCGCGATTGCAGCCACAGCCAGGACCGGCACCCAGACGTTCGAACCCTGCAAACCGAAAGGCCGCAATAAGTAAGTGGCGAAGGTGCGGCCCAGCAGGGACTCGGCCATGATCATGGACACATACATGAACAAGGAGAAGGACCCAGCGATCACTCCGGGCCCGTAGGCGGCTTTGAGCAGCATGGCGATCCCGCCCGAGGACGGGTTGGTGGCTGAGTAGCGGATGTAGGAATAGGAGCTGAAGGCCACCACCACGGCCCCCGCGAAGAAAGCCCAAGGCACCCAGCCCCCGGCCAGCTCGGCGACCTGGCCTACGAGGGCGAAGATCCCCGCCCCGATCATCACCCCCGTCCCGAGGGCCACGGATCCGGTCAGTGACAGCTTCTGCTGCTTCCGTGGTGTCGAGTCTTTGCTCATGAGAGTCCTTTCCTCGGTAGTTTCACCAGCTCGCGACGGCGGGAACGCCCACCACAGTCCGTTCCTTTGCTATACGCTGGCCCAAACTGGGCGCCAACACGTCCGTTGTGCGAAGCCGGTGCTGTCATTGGTCCTCTAACCCGTGGGCGTCCCTGACACCTTTGAGGGTTGAACCGTTCCCGAGTTTGCTTTGGGGGATGACGCTGATAGTTCCATTGGTTTCAAGCACCACTGCCGCCACGTCGGAAAGGTCGCCGGATCCGGTGGAACGCACCGCCTGCAGCACCTCGGACTCGCTGAGGCGGTTCCTTCGCAGCTGGTCGTGTCGAAGTTCCCCGGAAATGACCAGGGCCACCGGCCGGGCTGTCACCGCAGCCCTGGCGCCTGGCACGTGCGCGGACGCCCAGGCCACGACGAACTGCAGCCCTGCCAGCAGCGCCAGCGCCGTCAGTCCTTCAAAGAAGGCGACGTCGGAACTGAGCAGGATTGTCGCCAGGGTGGATCCGATGGCGACTGTGACGATGAAGTCGAATGCGTTTAGCTGCCCGAGGGTCCTTTTGCCCGAGACGCGCAAGACCACCACCAGGGCCGTATATGAAACCGAGCCGATGATCAGGACGCGCAGGATCTCCGCCCAGGAATCAAACCACATAGGCTTCCCGCCCTATCTCCGGCATTATCGGGGCTTTCAATCGCATGGCACTCCTTCGATGTTGGAGGTTCTGGGCATATACCGCGGACAGAGGAACGAACTTGACAGTACGCTTAGTCTTTCCGGTTCAGCCAGCTTGGAGCCAACCGGACGGTACGGCTAACTACAAAAAGCTTTTCGGCGTCTGGCCCTCTCCTGAGAGTAGGAACCTATGACTGAGGCACCTGCAATGCCGGCGGTTTGTTCCCGATGACTGGCCGTGGCGCGCAATGGATGGATGCATTCCGGACACAGCTGTGGCCCCTTCCGACATTGGCGGTTGCCCTGGCTGTGGTTCTGGGGACGGTGCTGCCCGCACTGGACGCGGGACTTGAGGGCCAACTCCCCGAAAGCGTCACCGTCTTTCTCTTCAGCGGGGGACCGGAGGCGGCCAGGTCTGTCCTGCAGGCGATTTCGGGCTCCCTCATCACCGTGACGTCCCTGACCTTCTCGCTGACTGTGGTGACATTGCAGCTGGCCAGCAGCCAGTTCTCCCCGCGGCTGCTGCGTACCTTTACTTCCGACCGGTTTGTCCACGTCACGCTGGCCCTGTTCCTGGCTGCCTTCTCTTTCGCCTTAACTGTCCTTCGAAGCGTTCGCGACGAAAGCCTAGGAACCAGCCTCTTCGTACCTGAAATATCCGTCACCGTCGCGTTCGGGCTCGCTATTGCAAGTGTCATAGGGCTGGTGCTCTTCCTGGCGCACCTTACCCGGGAGATCCGGGTGGAAACCATGATGCGCAGGGTTAATGTGGAAACCCAGGAAACCATCGACCGGGTCTTCCCCTTGGACCGGCCCGCCCGTGGACCGGAACCGGTCCCGTCGTCCGAAACGATCCTCATCCACTCCACCAGCTCGGGATTCCTGACCTCGATTCATCAGGGCGCACTGATGCGGGCGGCCGAAGAGTCCGGCGCCGTGATACGGATAGACCGGGAACCGGGCAGCTCCCTGGTGGAGGGCGTTCCCTTCGCCACCGCCTGGAGCGTCGAACCCGGGGCAGCGTTCACCCCGACGGTCAGGGAAAAGCTGACCGAGGACGCTAATGCCGCTGTGGCCACCGGATTTGAACGCACGAACGTCCAGGACGTTGGGTTCGGCTTCCGCCAGCTGGTGGACGTGGCCGCACGTGCACTCTCCCCGGGCATCAATGACCCCACCACGGCGGTGCACGTCATCGGGCACCTCTCCGTTCTCCTGGGCCGGCTGGCAGAAAGAAACCCCGGTCCCGAGCACCTCACCGACGGGAACGGGAGGGTGAGGGTGGTGGTTTCGCTTCCCGAGCTCAAGGACCTGCTCGATATGGCGATGAACCAGCCCAGGCAATACGGAGCGGCGGATCCGGCCGTCGCAGGACGACTCATTGGGCTGCTTCAGGAGCTCACTTGGTGCGACCGGGAAGGCCATTACCGGAGGGAAATATTGGACCATTTGGGCCGTATGCGCGACGCCGTAGGCGCCGCTAACTTTTTGCTGGCCGAACGAAGAAGCCTGCTGGACCAGGCAGACTCCCTAGACCTTCTGCACGTAAAGAAACTGAACCCCGGAAACAACGAGAACCTATAGGACACCCGGTTGAGAACAGGACAGCCGGTACCGGGCCCAAGCCTGCGGCGCTGGGCCTGAGTTTGGCAGGGGCAACGGCCGCGTTGATCGCAGCCTCTGCCGCGGACGGGTGCAGGACCAGAGAGAGAAGGAGTCCGCCCGAGCTCTGCGCAAGCAATGGCGGGTGACTCCAACACCGTGGCCTCCAAAGTCGACGCGCAAAAGTAATACTCGTGAGATGATCTGAGCGGGCGCCCGAGGCTAGGCTGATCAGATGGTGTCCACCAGGAAGTGGCGATGGCCGCGCTGAGTTGGTCTAAGTTAGGAATGCTTCGCTGCCCAGTTTCGCTGCGAGGTGTACTTGTGTGGCTCCTGCTATCCCTTCTCTTGGCGGGAGCCGCGTCCTACACCCACGGCAGCCGATATGCCATCGTTCCCGGGCACGACCCCTTCCAAGCGGTGGCCGAACAAGGCCTTGAGCTAGTGCCCACGCGGGGGGAAACCGCAGCCAGTTCCGGCGACCCTTCCGCGTCGGTTTCCCAGATTGTCCGCGTCGTCCACGAGGTTGGCCCGTTCGTTGATCCTGAGGCGCTGCCGAAGGACCACTGCGAACGGCGGCAGTCCCCCCGCAGCGAACCGGCCCCCCTGAGGACCGGGGCGGTGGACCCGCCGTCCTTGACCCCCCGGCAGCAGCCCGGGGACGGGATTCTTTCCAGCGTTCTTCCTCCGGCGCCGGATCTGCCGGCGCTGACAGTGGTCGAGCTCTCCATCAGCAG is drawn from Micrococcaceae bacterium Sec5.8 and contains these coding sequences:
- a CDS encoding YetF domain-containing protein encodes the protein MWFDSWAEILRVLIIGSVSYTALVVVLRVSGKRTLGQLNAFDFIVTVAIGSTLATILLSSDVAFFEGLTALALLAGLQFVVAWASAHVPGARAAVTARPVALVISGELRHDQLRRNRLSESEVLQAVRSTGSGDLSDVAAVVLETNGTISVIPQSKLGNGSTLKGVRDAHGLEDQ
- a CDS encoding DUF2254 domain-containing protein — its product is MDAFRTQLWPLPTLAVALAVVLGTVLPALDAGLEGQLPESVTVFLFSGGPEAARSVLQAISGSLITVTSLTFSLTVVTLQLASSQFSPRLLRTFTSDRFVHVTLALFLAAFSFALTVLRSVRDESLGTSLFVPEISVTVAFGLAIASVIGLVLFLAHLTREIRVETMMRRVNVETQETIDRVFPLDRPARGPEPVPSSETILIHSTSSGFLTSIHQGALMRAAEESGAVIRIDREPGSSLVEGVPFATAWSVEPGAAFTPTVREKLTEDANAAVATGFERTNVQDVGFGFRQLVDVAARALSPGINDPTTAVHVIGHLSVLLGRLAERNPGPEHLTDGNGRVRVVVSLPELKDLLDMAMNQPRQYGAADPAVAGRLIGLLQELTWCDREGHYRREILDHLGRMRDAVGAANFLLAERRSLLDQADSLDLLHVKKLNPGNNENL